The following are encoded together in the Bradyrhizobium algeriense genome:
- a CDS encoding lytic murein transglycosylase: MTNRAGAILIAAALVCSSQAVFVSPSQAQSSDNGISNFLGNIFQGPKSGPAPQTAPGPDGGPPPWSGEDGASGHPLMTASAIREAAANFQNCVAAMWPDAARRNITQANFERFTAGLAPDLRIMDLMDSQPEFTKAIWDYLDILVNDNRLAKGREILAKYKPQFDAVEKAYGVDRYAIASIWGIESNYSTQMGDRNVVQSTATLACVGRRQAYFKDEFLTALEILNRGDLRPEQMRGSWAGAFGPTQFMPTAFKRYAVDADGDGRRDVVDNAADLIASTANNLKKDGWQTGRTWGYEVVLPEGFNFMLADKAKAMTIAQWQSQGMKRADGKPFPDMTEKAYLLAPAGAQGPGFLMLQNFRVIMKYNPAEAYALAIGHFADRLRGGPAFVQPWPRQERVLSRAERLELQQLLAQRGFYKGTPDGQFGGQTREALRSFQASIGAPADGFASSDVLERLRGR; encoded by the coding sequence ATGACCAATCGAGCCGGCGCGATTCTAATCGCGGCCGCGCTGGTGTGTTCCAGCCAGGCCGTTTTTGTCAGCCCATCTCAAGCCCAATCCTCCGACAACGGGATTTCGAACTTTTTGGGCAACATCTTCCAAGGTCCGAAATCCGGCCCGGCGCCGCAGACCGCGCCCGGCCCCGACGGCGGCCCGCCGCCCTGGAGCGGCGAGGACGGCGCCTCCGGCCATCCGCTGATGACGGCTTCCGCGATCCGGGAGGCGGCTGCGAACTTTCAAAATTGCGTCGCCGCGATGTGGCCTGATGCCGCACGGCGCAACATCACGCAAGCGAATTTCGAGCGCTTCACCGCAGGTCTCGCGCCCGATCTGCGCATCATGGACCTGATGGATTCGCAGCCCGAATTCACCAAGGCGATCTGGGACTATCTCGACATCCTCGTGAACGACAACCGCCTTGCCAAGGGGCGCGAGATTCTTGCGAAATACAAGCCGCAGTTCGACGCGGTGGAGAAAGCCTACGGCGTCGACCGCTACGCGATCGCCTCGATCTGGGGCATCGAGTCGAACTACTCGACGCAGATGGGCGACCGCAACGTGGTGCAGTCGACGGCGACGCTGGCCTGCGTCGGCCGCCGGCAGGCCTATTTCAAGGACGAATTCCTCACTGCGCTGGAAATCCTCAACCGCGGCGATCTGCGTCCCGAACAGATGCGCGGCTCCTGGGCCGGCGCGTTCGGGCCGACGCAGTTCATGCCGACCGCCTTCAAGCGCTACGCCGTCGATGCTGACGGCGACGGCCGCCGCGACGTCGTCGACAACGCCGCGGACTTGATCGCCTCCACCGCCAACAACCTCAAGAAGGATGGCTGGCAGACCGGCCGGACCTGGGGCTACGAGGTGGTGCTGCCGGAAGGCTTTAATTTCATGCTGGCAGACAAGGCCAAGGCGATGACGATCGCGCAGTGGCAGAGCCAGGGAATGAAGCGGGCTGACGGCAAGCCGTTCCCCGACATGACCGAGAAGGCCTACCTGCTGGCGCCCGCCGGCGCGCAGGGGCCCGGCTTCCTGATGCTGCAGAATTTTCGGGTGATCATGAAATACAACCCGGCGGAGGCCTATGCGCTGGCGATCGGCCATTTTGCCGACCGCCTGCGCGGCGGACCCGCCTTCGTGCAGCCCTGGCCACGGCAGGAACGGGTGCTGTCGCGCGCCGAACGGCTGGAACTGCAGCAGCTTTTGGCTCAGCGCGGCTTCTACAAGGGCACACCGGACGGCCAGTTCGGCGGCCAGACCCGGGAGGCGCTGCGCAGCTTCCAGGCCTCGATCGGGGCGCCGGCGGACGGATTTGCGTCGTCCGACGTGCTGGAGCGGCTGCGGGGGCGTTAA